A region of the Leptospira ellinghausenii genome:
AATTTATGTTGATTCGGACTTGAAATTCCTGATGAAGTAATTTTGCCAAAAGAGTATAACCATATCGAATTAAATCTGAATCTATGGATACTCCTGTTGATTTGTGTGCAATTTCATTTCTTAGTTTACGTATTTTATCAATTATTTTCAATTCGTCAAAAGTTAGTTGACCGTTTAATTCTAAAAGATTTGAGACAATTGATGTCGTAAAGTCCTTACCTGTAAGAAATTCTTTTCTCTTTTTATTTATATTCGGTTTACTATTTAAATTTACTTCCCATTTTCTATTTAACATTCTTTCTATGCTAAAGTATAATAAAGTTAAGGCTATTTGGTTATTTCCTTGTTTGAAGTTCGTAAGCGTGACCTGCCCCCATTTTCAGTACCAATGGATAAGTTAGTTTTCTCATAACATTTCAACCATAAGATCGTTTAAACTCAGAAGGAGTCAAGTAATTCAATGAAGAGTGAAGACGCTCGTCGTTGTATTCCTTTTGGAAAATTCGCAAAGCGTCGGTTAACTCTCTTTGATTTTTAAAGTAGTGTAGATTCAAACACTCATCTCTAAGTTTACCATTGAAACTTTCTATAAATGCATTTTGTGTTGGTTTTCCTTTTTCAATAAAGTGAATTTCTATCCCCTTATCTTCTGCCCATTTCTGGAAGTCCTTGGATGTAAATTCTGTTCCATTATCCAAAACAAATGCTCTTGGAAGTCTTTCGAGGGTGTTTAAATATCTGATCAACTTTTCTGACGAAAAAGTAAACTCTGCCTGAAGTATGGTATTCTCTCTTGTTAAATGATCAATACCTGTTAAAATTCTTTGCTTTCTTCCATCAATCGTCCGTTCGAAAACAAAGTCCATTGACCAAACTTCGTTTGAATTCTTAGGCAATGGTAGTTGCTGTGATGATGCATTTCTTTTCTTTCGCTTCGGTTTTGTCCTTATTTTAAGCCCTTCTAAGCAATATAGTCGATATACTTTCTTATGATTGATTGTCCTACCCGACCTTCTTAACCTTTGGTAAATTCGTCGATAGCCTTCCCGTTTCCATCGAAAAGCTAGTCTTCGAATTTCGTTCATTGTCTCTTCGTCAATAGCTTTCGGCTGATAATAATAACTTGATTTAGGAAGAAGAACAACATCTAGGCTTCTGTTTAGAGAAAGTCCCTCTTCAACTAGCAGATCAACTGCTCTCTCCTTCGTTGATCTGCTCAAAACTTTTTTCCCAAAACATTCTTAATTGCTTGGATTTCGAGAGCCATGTCAGCTACCAATCTTTTGAGATTTGAATTTTCCTGCTCGAGTGCCTTCATCTTCTTGATTTCGCTAAGCTCCATTCCTCCATACTTGTTACGCCAGCGATAAAATGTTTGTTCAGTGATTCCGTATTTTCTTGAAAGTTCCTTGATTGGAATACCTGTTTCTGCTTCCTTTAATATCCGAAAAATCTCGCTTTCTTCTATCTTCTTTCTTGCCATAATGCTCTCTCCTTAATATCGGAGAAAACTAACTTAAATATCGGTGCAGTTTTTGGGGAGCAGGTCAAGCGATCTATAAATGTCGTCTAGGTGTTGGAATAATTCTTTATTTTTGTATACTAGAGAAAAAATAATAAAGGCATGATTGATCGTTTCAGCTGATATTATTTGTCGCTCGTAAAATATTTCATCCACAAGTAGAGATTTACTTAAATCTAATTTGAAAACGTCTCTTGCATTAAAAAATTT
Encoded here:
- a CDS encoding transposase, encoding MARKKIEESEIFRILKEAETGIPIKELSRKYGITEQTFYRWRNKYGGMELSEIKKMKALEQENSNLKRLVADMALEIQAIKNVLGKKF
- a CDS encoding IS3 family transposase; translated protein: MSRSTKERAVDLLVEEGLSLNRSLDVVLLPKSSYYYQPKAIDEETMNEIRRLAFRWKREGYRRIYQRLRRSGRTINHKKVYRLYCLEGLKIRTKPKRKKRNASSQQLPLPKNSNEVWSMDFVFERTIDGRKQRILTGIDHLTRENTILQAEFTFSSEKLIRYLNTLERLPRAFVLDNGTEFTSKDFQKWAEDKGIEIHFIEKGKPTQNAFIESFNGKLRDECLNLHYFKNQRELTDALRIFQKEYNDERLHSSLNYLTPSEFKRSYG